From the Calonectris borealis chromosome 4, bCalBor7.hap1.2, whole genome shotgun sequence genome, one window contains:
- the LOC142081676 gene encoding uncharacterized protein LOC142081676 has product MNAWPPPLLWSFTAACLTGIALGQTTTTQAPIASTPAPPSATTTVASAPPTASAMLSAGVASTAANLVTSTAAPSAEPSTKKPAQTLPATTDVTILTSGSTATSQASTGLMAASTSTPVSPPAMTTSPGVPSAALLVTATKPSNCSRVNVTACAHCSPGTFPSEGTLSCLCCAGGSCTDPGACTSCPLGHYQPESGQLSCLPCPRGHYVNFTRSTACLPCPPGHYANESGAAACRACEKGYFSSKQNAAFCLPCLPGSFCNTTSCTACLPCPGGQEALQEASEECTPCPPGMFKSPSDNKCKLCRTGEYQLQRGKESCDLCPENHFCPSPDVHPVKCPPDAFCPAGSAETAFCMEVFLYKAGDSCQLTPLTVILLASFSAGGILAVFLIILRRRQEYSKKSLKSLLLPRGSGRHTTYGGTEHTEPVYAGW; this is encoded by the exons gtATTGCTTTAGGCCAGACAACCACCACCCAGGCCCCTATTGCATCAACCCCGGCACCTCCCAGTGCAACCACTACCGTAGCCTCTGCACCCCCAACTGCCTCTGCAATGCTCTCGGCCGGAGTGGCATCAACCGCTGCAAACCTTGTCACGTCCACGGCAGCGCCGTCTGCTGAACCAAGCACAAAAAAGCCTGCTCAGACTCTGCCTGCCACCACAGATGTGACCATCCTCACCTCTGGCAGCACGGCCACCTCTCAAGCATCTACAGGACTGATGGCcgcatccaccagcaccccagtGTCCCCTCCAGCCATGACCACGTCTCCTGGGGTCCCATCAGCAGCTCTGTTAGTCACTGCCACCAAGCCCTCGAACTGCAGCAGAGTGAACGTGACAGCCTGTGCCCACTGCTCCCCAGGGACATTTCCCAGCGAAG GCACCTTGAGCTGCTTGTGCTGTGCGGGGGGCTCGTGCACGGACCCCGGTGCCTGCACCTCCTGCCCACTGGGCCACTACCAGCCCGAGAGTGGGCAACTGTCATGTCTGCCTTGTCCGCGGGGACATTACGTCAA CTTCACCAGGAGCACCGCATGTCTTCCCTGCCCGCCCGGCCATTACGCTAAtgagtctggggctgcagcctgcagagcatgTGAGAAAG gcTATTTTAGCTCCaagcaaaatgcagctttttgtcTGCCTTGCCTGCCTGGATCATTTTGCAA caccaccagctgcACGGCGTGTCTGCCTTGTCCCGGGGGGCAAGAGGCTCTTCAGGAGGCATCGGAGGAGTGCACGCCTTGCCCCCCAG GTATGTTCAAAAGTCCCAGTGACAACAAATGCAAGCTCTGCAGGACAGGAGAATACCAGTTACAGCGGGGCAAGGAGAGCTGTGACCTGTGCCCAGAAAATCACTTCTGCCCT AGCCCAGATGTGCACCCGGTCAAGTGCCCTCCCGACGCCTTCTGCCCCGCGGGCAGCGCTGAGACGGCGTTCTGCATGGAGGTCTTTCTGTACAAGGCAGGGGACTCCTGCCAGCTGACTCCCCTGACGGTCATTCTCCTGGCCAGCTTCTCAGCAG GTGGAATCCTTGCTGTCTTTCTAATAATTCTGAGAAGGCGGCAAGAATATAGCAAGAAATCGTTGAAGTCTCTACTGCTACCCCGCGGCTCGGGACGACACACGACTTACGGGGGGACCGAGCACACAGAACCAGTCTATGCTGGCTGGTAG